A single genomic interval of Lathyrus oleraceus cultivar Zhongwan6 chromosome 7, CAAS_Psat_ZW6_1.0, whole genome shotgun sequence harbors:
- the LOC127104028 gene encoding uncharacterized protein LOC127104028 — protein MSTRCQKPKKVQSRRTIFALSRVETIASDNFIRGTCFINSIPLITNIDMGVTYSFIYAKFVKRFNIEVSAMNGSMVIDTPTNSPVTTLLVCLSCPLTIYGRDFGTGLFCFPLSQLIVILGMNWLEFNHVNINYFDKSMKFLESEESTKSSFMTVRQVGMFLRESAQLFMLFVFLREGNEIMIMDLTFVCEFTEVFPDDISDFPSEHEVEFTIDLVPGTSLVSMVSYKMFSYEMSELKK, from the coding sequence ATGAGTACTCGGTGTCAGAAACCAAAGAAGGTTCAGTCTAGACGGACAATTTTTGCTTTGTCTAGAGTAGAGACTATTGCATCTGATAACTTTATTCGAGGTACATGTTTTATTAATAGTATTCCTTTGATTACTAATATTGATATGGGAGTGACATATTCATTTATATATGCTAAGTTTGTGAAAAGATTCAATATAGAAGTGTCTGCTATGAATGGTAGCATGGTTATTGATACCCCCACTAATAGTCCAGTGACTACTTTGTTGGTgtgtttgagttgtcctttgacAATTTACGGTAGAGATTTTGGGACTGGCTTATTTTGTTTTCCTCTAAGTCAACTCATTgttattctgggaatgaattggttggagttcAACCACGTGAATATCAATTATTTTGATAAATCAATGAAGTTTCTTGAATCCGAGGAGAGCACGAAGTCGAGTTTCATGACCGTGAGACAAGTAGGGATGTTCTTGAGAGAGAGTGCCCAATTGTTCATGTtgtttgtgttcttgagagaGGGAAACGAGATAATGATTATGGATCTAACTTTTGTGTGTGAGTTTACTGAAGTGTTCCCAGATGACATTAGTGATTTTCCGTCAGAGCACGAAGTTGAGTTCactatagacttagtacctggtactagtctTGTATCAATGGTGTCGTACAAAATGTTTTCTTATGAGATGAGTGAGCTGAAGAAATAG